The Chloroflexota bacterium genome includes a region encoding these proteins:
- a CDS encoding O-antigen ligase family protein has product MHSTKLSRFCEGLMEAGWLAALVLAPLFFNSYSSRTFEPDKIALVRSIALIIATAWAVKLIEERGLRWEVVAFNPRHKFESFRQLPLALPVAALLAVTLLSTLLSLTPRISFWGSYTRLQGTYTTLAYLVVFAAVAVNLRRKEQVERLVNTVIYASLPVSLYGVMQRLRIDPLPWGEDTSQRITSTLGNAIFIAAYLIMVVPLTAMRIAQTFRAILREEAGLTRNIILAAVYVFTGAMQLVAIWFSGSRGPWLGLLAGMFFWAILMSLAFRQKKVTLGILGLAGVAAAFLITLNIPNGPLESLRQTTSLGRLGRVFEVQDGTSKVRVLIWKGAVDLILPHDPIVYPGGRPDPFNLLRPIVGYGPESMYVAYNRFYPAEIGQYEARTATPDRSHNETFDALVTTGVLGLVAYLTVFAAVIYYGLKWLGLITPQDKWLYVGLYAGGGALGAVTLVAWRGPAYFGVGLPFGMLIGLLAYLAWLALNRTLRSNPERSGTRPSTTTTNDVASAHAEQARRVVEGDEWKALIITALLGGIVAHFTEIHFGIATVSTRLHFWTYAALLLVVGWVMPLRVLPKAQQTETAEPKLSRRARAARATEKRPSNANAATALFPIFINSLILATMSYNFLGNADKTTSVAGMLAESLTKLNGTTSFGMLLLFAVVWFVGVAWSENERWALITLAGSALVWLVFAFYYLGSLGAIAAREPANIQEFLSTMRLVGGVISGFVIWLTVLLAFGAITLATEWPVELLGNKAQMVLAPALLALAIMFGYFSNTRLVQADMAHKVAQPWDRQARWDVAIPLYEQAINLAPEQDQYYLFLGRAYLEAANRSTDRVEQETILNVAQGELQEALALNPLNPDHSANLARLLQRWARTTTDPNEADVRINAANGHYETALMLSPNNPSLWNEWARFDLNLKNDYGSALEKFNKSLSLDDKFNETYAALGDYWTQAGAVESDPGTQLADYEKAAGYYQQAITAEAFKPGTPPLLTARLGLAAAERTLGNLDAAIASYEDLIGVAGPEYNVWSVQETLAEIYLEKGDKAKALDYASQALAAAPEADKAGVQALIEKIGN; this is encoded by the coding sequence ATGCATTCCACAAAACTAAGTCGTTTCTGCGAAGGCCTGATGGAAGCGGGCTGGCTAGCGGCGCTAGTGCTGGCCCCGCTGTTCTTCAACTCATATTCGAGCCGCACCTTCGAGCCGGACAAGATCGCGCTCGTGCGAAGCATCGCGCTGATCATCGCGACTGCGTGGGCCGTGAAGCTGATTGAAGAACGCGGCCTGCGTTGGGAAGTCGTCGCCTTCAACCCGCGCCACAAGTTCGAGTCGTTCCGGCAGTTGCCGCTGGCCCTGCCGGTCGCCGCCCTGCTGGCCGTCACCCTCCTCTCAACCCTGCTCTCCCTCACGCCCCGCATCAGCTTCTGGGGATCGTACACGCGCCTGCAAGGCACGTATACGACGCTGGCCTATCTCGTCGTCTTCGCCGCCGTCGCCGTCAACCTGCGGCGCAAAGAGCAAGTCGAGCGCCTCGTCAACACCGTCATCTACGCCAGCCTGCCGGTGAGTCTGTACGGCGTCATGCAACGCCTGCGGATCGATCCTCTGCCCTGGGGCGAAGATACTTCGCAACGCATCACCTCCACCCTCGGCAACGCCATCTTCATCGCCGCCTACCTCATCATGGTCGTGCCGCTCACAGCCATGCGCATCGCGCAAACCTTCCGGGCAATCTTGCGCGAAGAAGCCGGGCTGACTCGCAACATCATCCTGGCCGCCGTCTACGTCTTCACCGGCGCGATGCAGTTGGTGGCGATCTGGTTCAGCGGCAGTCGCGGCCCCTGGCTGGGGTTGCTGGCTGGAATGTTTTTCTGGGCGATCTTAATGTCACTCGCCTTCAGACAGAAGAAAGTCACGCTGGGCATCCTCGGACTGGCCGGGGTAGCCGCCGCGTTTTTAATTACCCTGAATATTCCAAACGGGCCGTTGGAGTCCTTGCGGCAAACAACGTCGTTGGGCCGCCTCGGTCGAGTGTTTGAGGTGCAAGATGGCACGAGCAAAGTGCGGGTGTTGATCTGGAAGGGCGCGGTTGACCTGATCCTGCCGCACGATCCAATTGTGTACCCCGGCGGGCGGCCCGACCCGTTCAACCTGCTTCGGCCCATCGTCGGTTACGGGCCGGAGTCCATGTATGTGGCCTACAACCGTTTTTACCCGGCCGAGATCGGCCAGTACGAAGCCCGCACGGCCACACCGGATCGTTCGCACAACGAAACTTTCGACGCGTTGGTGACAACCGGCGTGCTGGGGCTGGTGGCTTACCTGACCGTGTTCGCGGCAGTGATTTACTACGGCTTAAAATGGCTGGGCCTGATCACGCCGCAAGACAAGTGGTTGTACGTCGGGCTGTACGCTGGCGGCGGTGCGCTTGGCGCTGTGACGCTGGTGGCCTGGCGCGGCCCGGCCTATTTTGGCGTTGGCCTGCCGTTTGGCATGTTGATCGGCTTACTGGCTTACCTGGCCTGGCTGGCCCTCAACCGGACTCTCAGGTCGAATCCTGAGCGGAGCGGCACGCGCCCTTCGACTACGACCACAAACGACGTGGCCTCCGCTCATGCGGAGCAGGCGCGCCGCGTAGTCGAAGGAGACGAGTGGAAGGCGCTGATCATCACCGCCCTGCTTGGCGGCATCGTGGCCCACTTCACCGAGATTCACTTCGGCATCGCCACCGTCTCGACCCGTTTGCACTTTTGGACTTACGCGGCTCTGCTGTTGGTGGTTGGTTGGGTGATGCCACTGAGGGTTTTACCCAAAGCTCAACAAACAGAGACGGCTGAACCGAAGTTAAGCCGACGGGCGAGAGCGGCTCGCGCCACCGAAAAACGCCCCTCAAACGCCAACGCCGCCACGGCCCTTTTCCCCATCTTCATCAACAGCCTAATTCTGGCGACGATGAGCTACAACTTTTTGGGCAACGCCGATAAAACGACGTCGGTTGCCGGAATGCTGGCCGAGTCGCTGACGAAGTTGAATGGGACGACGAGTTTCGGGATGTTGTTGCTGTTTGCCGTTGTCTGGTTTGTGGGCGTTGCCTGGAGCGAAAACGAACGTTGGGCGCTCATCACGCTGGCCGGGTCGGCCCTGGTGTGGCTGGTCTTTGCGTTCTACTATCTTGGTTCGCTGGGCGCGATTGCGGCCCGCGAACCGGCAAACATTCAAGAATTTTTGAGCACGATGCGGTTGGTGGGCGGCGTCATCTCCGGCTTTGTGATCTGGCTGACCGTCTTGCTGGCGTTTGGCGCAATCACATTGGCAACCGAGTGGCCGGTTGAACTGCTGGGCAATAAGGCGCAGATGGTGCTGGCCCCGGCTCTACTGGCGCTGGCTATCATGTTTGGCTATTTCTCAAATACGCGTTTGGTGCAGGCCGACATGGCTCACAAGGTAGCCCAACCCTGGGATCGGCAGGCGCGGTGGGATGTGGCGATTCCGCTTTACGAGCAGGCAATCAATCTTGCGCCGGAGCAGGATCAGTATTATCTGTTTTTGGGGCGGGCCTATTTGGAGGCCGCCAACCGCTCGACCGACCGGGTGGAGCAGGAGACAATTTTGAATGTGGCCCAGGGCGAATTGCAGGAAGCTCTGGCCCTCAATCCCCTCAACCCCGATCACAGCGCGAACCTGGCGCGGCTACTGCAACGCTGGGCGCGCACGACAACCGACCCGAACGAAGCCGACGTTCGCATCAACGCTGCCAACGGCCACTACGAAACGGCCCTCATGCTCAGCCCGAACAACCCCAGCCTCTGGAATGAGTGGGCGCGCTTCGATTTGAATTTGAAGAATGATTACGGAAGCGCGCTGGAGAAATTTAACAAGTCGTTGAGCCTGGACGATAAGTTCAACGAGACGTATGCCGCCCTGGGCGATTACTGGACTCAGGCGGGCGCCGTCGAGAGCGACCCGGGGACACAACTGGCCGATTACGAAAAAGCGGCAGGCTACTATCAGCAAGCCATCACTGCCGAAGCCTTCAAACCGGGCACGCCGCCTTTGCTCACCGCCCGGCTGGGGCTGGCGGCGGCGGAGAGGACGCTTGGCAATTTGGATGCGGCGATTGCGAGTTACGAAGATTTAATTGGCGTGGCCGGGCCGGAGTACAATGTGTGGTCGGTGCAGGAAACGCTGGCCGAGATTTATCTGGAAAAGGGCGACAAAGCCAAAGCATTGGACTACGCCAGCCAGGCGTTGGCCGCCGCGCCGGAGGCGGATAAAGCAGGCGTGCAGGCGTTGATTGAGAAGATTGGGAACTGA
- a CDS encoding glycosyltransferase family 4 protein, which yields MLLAFDARTIGDHYPGIGRYAFGLWWALGERVGVTIVDPALRNTRFEIGGLRRESFSVRSPLAQIDVPLKSRGADVYYSPYYLMPYMLPCPAVVTLYDATPLLGPGLPPLAKLAYRLAHRLAGVAAKRVIVLSQSAREEIAALGVPREKMHVCPPGLDPKFRPATRDETERVRQKYDLPDEFWLCFGSRKWHKNTGAAVEAMRGRTLLIVGHASRGNLPYVAEEDLPAVYSASRGLMFPSLCEGFGLPVVEAMACGTPVVCLPAPGVKEAAGEAAVMADDMTTAALAEAVNQLDDLAVRESKIEAGFEWVKRFTWENTLATIENCAL from the coding sequence ATGTTGCTGGCGTTTGATGCGCGGACGATAGGCGATCATTATCCCGGCATCGGGCGCTATGCGTTTGGATTGTGGTGGGCGCTGGGCGAGCGCGTGGGTGTGACCATCGTTGATCCGGCGTTGAGAAATACGAGATTTGAGATTGGAGGATTGCGGCGCGAGAGTTTCAGTGTGCGCTCGCCGCTGGCGCAGATTGATGTGCCGTTGAAGAGTCGCGGCGCAGATGTTTATTACTCGCCGTACTACCTGATGCCTTATATGTTGCCGTGTCCGGCAGTGGTAACTTTGTACGACGCCACGCCGTTGCTTGGGCCGGGCTTGCCGCCTCTGGCAAAATTGGCTTATCGTCTGGCTCACCGATTAGCAGGCGTTGCGGCGAAGCGGGTGATCGTGCTGAGCCAGTCGGCGCGGGAGGAGATTGCGGCGTTGGGCGTGCCGCGCGAAAAGATGCATGTCTGCCCGCCGGGGCTTGACCCCAAGTTTCGCCCAGCGACGAGAGATGAAACTGAGCGAGTGCGACAGAAGTATGATTTGCCGGACGAGTTCTGGCTGTGCTTCGGCTCGCGCAAATGGCACAAGAACACAGGGGCGGCGGTGGAGGCGATGAGGGGGCGGACGTTGCTCATCGTAGGGCACGCTTCGCGTGGCAATTTGCCCTACGTTGCCGAAGAAGATTTGCCCGCCGTGTATTCAGCATCACGCGGGCTAATGTTCCCATCATTGTGCGAAGGCTTCGGCCTACCCGTCGTCGAAGCTATGGCCTGCGGCACGCCGGTTGTCTGCCTGCCCGCGCCGGGGGTGAAAGAGGCGGCGGGTGAGGCGGCAGTGATGGCCGATGACATGACGACGGCGGCGCTGGCTGAGGCAGTTAATCAGTTAGATGATCTGGCAGTGCGAGAGTCAAAAATCGAAGCCGGGTTTGAATGGGTCAAACGGTTCACATGGGAAAACACGCTCGCAACAATTGAGAATTGCGCATTGTGA
- a CDS encoding VTT domain-containing protein, whose amino-acid sequence MSESATKPTNWKLTAARIGVLLAVIAISVFIYSIRDQIETLQRFGYPGIFAINVLGSATIVLPAPALALVFAMAALKSSAGVLVFNPFWVGVAAGIGATIGELSGYGAGFSGQAIVGKTKLYQRLHELTDRYGMFTIIVLAIQPLPIFDLAGVAAGTLKMPLAKFLLATLIGKVIKMWIVAYAGANSIGWIAQFFK is encoded by the coding sequence TTGTCTGAGTCTGCCACCAAGCCCACCAACTGGAAACTGACCGCCGCCCGCATTGGTGTGTTGCTGGCCGTGATCGCCATCTCGGTGTTCATCTATTCGATCCGCGATCAAATAGAGACCTTGCAGAGATTCGGCTATCCGGGGATTTTTGCCATCAACGTGCTGGGGAGCGCGACGATTGTTCTGCCTGCCCCGGCGCTGGCGCTGGTGTTTGCCATGGCGGCCTTGAAGTCGTCGGCGGGCGTGTTAGTCTTCAACCCTTTCTGGGTTGGCGTAGCCGCCGGTATCGGGGCGACGATTGGCGAGCTGTCGGGCTACGGGGCCGGGTTCTCCGGGCAAGCCATTGTGGGAAAAACGAAGCTCTATCAACGACTGCACGAGTTGACAGATCGCTACGGCATGTTCACGATCATCGTTCTAGCAATTCAACCGCTTCCCATTTTCGATCTGGCCGGTGTCGCCGCCGGGACACTCAAGATGCCGCTGGCGAAGTTCCTCTTAGCCACGCTGATCGGCAAGGTGATCAAGATGTGGATTGTGGCTTACGCCGGGGCAAATTCGATTGGGTGGATCGCACAGTTCTTCAAGTAA
- a CDS encoding glycosyltransferase — translation MKILHVYKDYFPVLGGIENHIRTLAEGLAARGHEVSVLVCHTGPHTEVATMNGVRVIRAARARTVASTPLSAELPRLLAQEHPDITHLHFPYPFGEVSHWLRGSGHGPTIITYHSEVVRQKVIGAFYRPVMRWGLRRAKAILATSPNYVVSSPELVRLGSKCLVLPLGIDVERFATPPRTRRERPTLLFVGRHRYYKGLSDLLKVMPEIDADLIVAGDGPMRPGWERLAGELALGEKVRFLGTVPDEALAALYRSADIFVLPASARSEAFGIVLLEAMAAGLPCVTTELGTGTSYVVQDGVTGLVVPARTPPALAEALNRLLADEALRARMGEAGQARARREFRQETMVERVEAVYQSVCGQR, via the coding sequence ATGAAAATCCTGCACGTTTACAAAGACTATTTCCCGGTGCTGGGCGGCATCGAGAATCACATTCGGACGTTGGCCGAAGGGCTGGCGGCGCGGGGGCACGAGGTGAGCGTGCTGGTTTGCCACACCGGGCCACACACCGAAGTTGCGACGATGAACGGCGTGCGCGTGATCCGGGCGGCGCGGGCGCGGACGGTTGCCAGCACGCCGCTCTCCGCCGAACTGCCGCGACTGCTGGCGCAGGAACACCCTGACATCACTCACCTGCACTTTCCTTATCCGTTTGGAGAAGTGAGTCACTGGTTGCGCGGAAGCGGTCACGGGCCAACCATCATCACCTACCACAGCGAGGTGGTGCGGCAAAAAGTGATTGGCGCATTTTACAGGCCAGTGATGCGCTGGGGCCTGCGTCGGGCAAAGGCCATCCTGGCGACGAGTCCGAATTATGTGGTATCGTCACCCGAGTTGGTGCGGCTGGGGAGCAAGTGCCTGGTTCTGCCGCTGGGCATAGACGTGGAGCGGTTCGCAACCCCGCCCCGGACTCGCCGCGAGCGCCCGACCCTGCTGTTCGTCGGGCGGCATCGCTACTACAAAGGTCTGAGCGATTTGCTGAAGGTCATGCCGGAGATTGACGCCGACTTGATCGTGGCCGGCGACGGGCCGATGAGGCCGGGCTGGGAGCGGCTGGCAGGTGAACTGGCGCTCGGCGAGAAGGTGCGCTTTCTCGGCACGGTTCCCGATGAAGCGTTGGCCGCTTTGTATCGAAGCGCCGACATTTTTGTCCTGCCAGCCAGCGCGCGCTCGGAGGCGTTTGGGATCGTTTTGCTCGAAGCGATGGCCGCCGGTTTGCCGTGCGTGACAACCGAGCTTGGCACGGGCACGTCTTACGTGGTGCAGGATGGCGTGACCGGGCTGGTCGTCCCGGCGCGCACCCCGCCCGCGCTGGCCGAGGCCCTCAACCGCCTGCTGGCCGACGAAGCCTTGCGGGCGCGCATGGGCGAAGCCGGGCAAGCGCGCGCGCGGCGCGAGTTTAGGCAGGAGACGATGGTGGAGAGGGTGGAGGCGGTATACCAAAGTGTTTGCGGCCAAAGGTAA
- a CDS encoding glycosyltransferase family 4 protein, whose amino-acid sequence MSNKLKVLIVDHAPIFGGVEAMITDLIGAMDREKFTLTMATDTASRVEFRDVDVRRLPMPRVRENLAAMITAGLRLAAVARHAQADVMMTTTARTHAIGAVAARVSGAPLVWRLADDTFPLPLAATLSSIPKRIITVSSFIAGRCSPSPAKTIIIPDGLPDTQPQTKLTLNTGKPVAVMIARLVRWKGHAVFARAVKLANVAGVIVGGEDESEGELGGKGLKAELAALNGEIQFLGQRSDVRDILAASDIFIHASTRPEPFGRVLVQAMLAGVPVIASRAGATAEVVGNAGLLVPTGDVEALAEALKMDAVTRARLGREGRERALARFELGAMTRRLEQVWQDVAGV is encoded by the coding sequence ATGAGCAACAAACTGAAAGTTCTCATCGTTGATCACGCGCCAATCTTTGGCGGCGTAGAAGCGATGATTACAGATTTGATCGGCGCAATGGATCGCGAGAAGTTCACGCTGACGATGGCTACTGACACAGCCAGTCGTGTCGAGTTTCGCGATGTTGACGTTCGCCGCCTGCCAATGCCGCGCGTGCGCGAGAATTTGGCGGCGATGATTACCGCCGGGCTGAGGCTGGCGGCGGTTGCCCGTCACGCGCAAGCGGACGTGATGATGACGACGACGGCTCGCACCCACGCAATTGGCGCGGTGGCGGCGCGAGTCTCCGGCGCGCCGCTCGTCTGGCGGTTGGCCGACGACACGTTTCCCCTGCCGCTGGCGGCGACCCTGTCGTCCATTCCCAAACGCATCATCACCGTGTCGTCGTTCATCGCCGGTCGTTGCTCGCCGAGTCCTGCTAAAACCATCATCATCCCCGATGGCCTACCTGACACACAACCACAAACGAAGCTCACACTAAACACGGGCAAGCCGGTAGCCGTGATGATTGCGCGGCTGGTGCGCTGGAAAGGGCACGCAGTTTTTGCGCGGGCGGTAAAATTGGCGAACGTGGCCGGGGTCATCGTCGGCGGTGAGGATGAGTCGGAAGGGGAATTGGGGGGCAAGGGGTTGAAGGCTGAGTTGGCGGCCCTCAACGGCGAGATTCAGTTTCTGGGCCAGCGATCGGACGTGCGCGACATTCTCGCCGCAAGCGATATTTTTATTCACGCTTCGACTCGACCTGAACCATTTGGACGTGTCCTTGTTCAAGCGATGCTGGCCGGCGTGCCGGTGATTGCCTCTCGCGCCGGGGCAACCGCCGAAGTGGTGGGCAACGCCGGTTTACTTGTTCCCACTGGCGACGTTGAAGCATTAGCTGAGGCGTTGAAAATGGACGCGGTCACGCGGGCGCGGCTGGGGCGCGAGGGACGCGAGCGGGCGCTGGCAAGATTCGAGTTGGGGGCGATGACGCGGCGGCTGGAACAGGTGTGGCAAGATGTTGCTGGCGTTTGA